Proteins from a single region of Starkeya sp. ORNL1:
- a CDS encoding cytochrome C, whose amino-acid sequence MRLSFLLLPALWLLATAPAEAAPPRGATSCTGCHPRTATKGPVPTLTGRPADDIITQMNAFKTGERQSTVMVRIAKGFSDEEIHALADWFANGGTNASPAQPAAPAAQRQPAQP is encoded by the coding sequence ATGCGTCTTTCGTTCCTGCTGTTGCCGGCGCTGTGGCTGCTCGCCACCGCGCCGGCGGAAGCCGCGCCGCCGCGCGGTGCCACCTCCTGCACCGGCTGCCATCCGCGCACCGCTACCAAAGGCCCCGTGCCGACGCTGACGGGACGCCCGGCGGATGACATCATCACCCAGATGAACGCCTTCAAGACCGGCGAACGGCAATCGACGGTCATGGTTCGCATAGCCAAGGGCTTCTCCGATGAGGAAATCCACGCCCTCGCAGACTGGTTCGCCAATGGGGGCACCAATGCCAGCCCCGCTCAGCCAGCAGCACCCGCTGCACAGCGGCAGCCTGCCCAGCCGTAG
- the soxA gene encoding sulfur oxidation c-type cytochrome SoxA has protein sequence MNGLRALIVCGAALAGTALAGEIPSTERRSGAAFMAPETQAMQADDSENPGMLWVLQGERLWSEPAGSSGKSCASCHGEASASMRGVAARYPASDVAAGGTIDLAGRIALCQRDKQGAPEPARESDELLALTAFVGHQSRGLPVAPPDDPRLASSRANGKRLFEARMGQLDLACASCHDDNWDKKLGGSAITQAHPTAYPLYRLEWQALGSLQRRMRNCMIGVRAEPFAYGAPEFVDIEAYLMSRAAGLPVETPGVRP, from the coding sequence ATGAACGGGCTGCGCGCCCTCATCGTTTGCGGCGCCGCTCTCGCGGGCACAGCGCTCGCGGGTGAGATTCCGTCGACTGAACGGCGTTCTGGAGCCGCCTTCATGGCGCCGGAGACGCAGGCGATGCAGGCCGACGATAGTGAGAACCCCGGCATGCTCTGGGTGCTCCAGGGCGAGCGGCTCTGGAGCGAGCCGGCGGGTTCATCGGGCAAATCCTGCGCCTCCTGCCATGGCGAGGCTTCGGCCAGTATGCGCGGCGTCGCCGCGCGCTATCCGGCCTCCGACGTGGCCGCCGGAGGGACGATCGACCTCGCCGGACGCATCGCCTTGTGCCAGCGGGACAAGCAAGGCGCTCCCGAGCCGGCGCGCGAGAGCGACGAACTGCTGGCGCTCACCGCTTTTGTCGGCCACCAGTCCCGCGGCCTGCCGGTGGCACCGCCGGACGATCCACGCCTGGCCTCATCGCGCGCGAACGGCAAGCGCCTGTTCGAGGCCCGCATGGGCCAGCTCGATCTCGCCTGCGCCTCCTGCCATGACGACAACTGGGACAAGAAGCTCGGCGGCAGCGCGATAACCCAGGCGCACCCGACCGCCTATCCGCTCTATCGGCTCGAATGGCAGGCGCTCGGCTCGCTGCAGCGGCGCATGCGCAACTGCATGATCGGCGTGCGCGCCGAGCCGTTCGCTTATGGCGCGCCGGAGTTCGTCGATATCGAGGCGTATCTGATGTCGAGGGCCGCCGGCCTCCCGGTGGAGACGCCGGGCGTGCGGCCCTGA
- a CDS encoding aldolase/citrate lyase family protein, translating to MPDIADIRNPAKERLEAGELALGLIVRLARSGDVARLARSSGLDFVFIDIQHAIYSLETISHIAQAALGCGITAMVRMRSCRDPDVSVLLDGGVTGIVFPDVNTADDARAGVNACKYAPIGRRSATSGYPLFDFKPVPQAQAISIMNKNTLVVCMIETLEGLANVEEIAAVEGVDVLLVGLTDLLTSMGKPGALGDPEAMAAVERIAAACKASGTFFGVGGDTNLERQKIYIELGSQFIPTQSDGAFLMAGATRAAGDLRALKA from the coding sequence ATGCCTGACATCGCCGACATAAGGAATCCGGCCAAGGAACGCCTGGAGGCGGGCGAACTCGCGCTCGGGCTGATCGTGCGCCTCGCCCGCTCCGGCGACGTCGCCCGCCTCGCCAGGTCGAGCGGGCTCGACTTCGTGTTCATCGATATCCAGCACGCCATCTATTCGCTGGAGACCATCAGCCATATCGCGCAAGCCGCCCTCGGCTGCGGCATCACGGCGATGGTGCGCATGCGCAGTTGCCGCGATCCGGACGTCTCGGTGCTGCTCGATGGCGGCGTCACCGGCATCGTGTTCCCGGACGTGAACACGGCGGACGATGCCCGCGCCGGAGTGAACGCCTGCAAATACGCGCCGATCGGACGCCGATCGGCCACTTCGGGCTATCCGCTGTTCGACTTCAAGCCGGTGCCGCAGGCGCAGGCGATCTCCATCATGAACAAGAACACCCTCGTGGTGTGCATGATCGAGACGCTGGAGGGCCTCGCCAATGTCGAGGAGATCGCTGCGGTCGAGGGCGTCGACGTGCTGCTCGTCGGCCTCACCGACCTGCTGACCAGCATGGGCAAGCCCGGGGCGCTCGGCGACCCCGAAGCCATGGCGGCAGTGGAACGCATCGCAGCGGCCTGCAAGGCAAGCGGCACCTTCTTCGGGGTGGGCGGCGACACCAATCTCGAACGGCAGAAGATCTATATCGAGCTGGGCTCGCAATTCATCCCGACACAGTCGGACGGCGCCTTCCTGATGGCCGGGGCGACCCGCGCCGCCGGCGACCTGCGCGCCCTCAAAGCCTAG
- a CDS encoding mandelate racemase/muconate lactonizing enzyme family protein, which produces MRIAELHTHVLEAPLQQPFGWSVDRTTVRKSCLVEIVTDTGLTGWGECFGPARPNAAVVNAFRHLLIDADPLAGDVIWQNLYNRFRDQGQKGLVISGLSGVDIALWDIRGKHFGAPVHQLMGGPMRTKVQAYATGTYRLDDADPLDYVIREVRERMAEGFHGVKLKIGIDFEEDIALIKAARQAIGPERRLMLDANHAYDATEAIALGRRVADQNIDWFEEPVVPEDLASYREVKAGQPIPVAGGECDYTRWGFINIFTSRAMDIIQPDTCAAGGLSECKKIADMATAFGIRYIPHVWGSGIALAAALQLLAVVPHTPARLRPREPLLEFDRSEHPFRQAVLTEPLEHKDGWVDIPTGPGLGIEVDRDALRRFAAAD; this is translated from the coding sequence ATGAGGATTGCGGAACTGCACACCCATGTGCTGGAAGCGCCGCTGCAGCAGCCGTTCGGCTGGTCGGTCGACCGCACCACGGTGCGCAAGTCCTGCCTCGTCGAGATCGTCACCGACACCGGCCTCACCGGCTGGGGCGAATGCTTCGGCCCCGCGCGGCCCAATGCGGCGGTGGTGAACGCGTTCCGCCATCTGCTGATCGACGCCGATCCGCTGGCCGGCGACGTCATCTGGCAGAACCTCTATAACCGCTTCCGCGATCAGGGCCAGAAGGGCCTCGTCATCAGCGGGCTGAGCGGCGTCGACATCGCGCTGTGGGACATCAGGGGCAAGCATTTCGGTGCGCCGGTGCACCAGCTGATGGGCGGGCCGATGCGCACGAAGGTGCAGGCCTATGCCACCGGCACCTACCGCCTCGATGATGCCGACCCGCTCGACTATGTGATCCGCGAGGTGCGCGAGCGCATGGCGGAAGGCTTCCACGGCGTGAAGCTGAAGATCGGCATCGATTTCGAGGAGGACATCGCGCTGATCAAGGCGGCACGCCAGGCGATCGGGCCGGAGCGTCGGCTGATGCTCGACGCCAACCATGCCTATGATGCCACCGAGGCGATCGCGCTCGGCCGCCGCGTCGCCGACCAGAATATCGACTGGTTCGAGGAGCCGGTGGTGCCCGAGGACCTTGCTTCCTATCGAGAAGTGAAGGCCGGCCAGCCGATCCCGGTCGCGGGCGGGGAATGCGACTATACGCGCTGGGGCTTCATCAACATCTTCACCTCGCGCGCGATGGACATCATCCAGCCGGATACCTGCGCTGCCGGCGGACTGTCCGAATGCAAGAAGATCGCCGACATGGCGACCGCCTTCGGCATCCGCTACATCCCCCATGTCTGGGGCAGCGGCATCGCGCTTGCGGCGGCCCTGCAATTGCTGGCGGTGGTGCCGCACACCCCGGCCCGGCTGCGGCCGCGCGAGCCGCTGCTCGAGTTCGACCGCTCCGAGCACCCGTTCCGCCAGGCGGTGCTGACCGAGCCGCTGGAGCACAAGGATGGCTGGGTCGACATACCGACCGGCCCCGGCCTCGGCATTGAAGTCGACCGCGACGCGCTTCGCCGCTTTGCGGCGGCAGATTGA
- a CDS encoding ATP-binding protein, with protein sequence MIGLWNRSLTARFVAIMLLALALSQGISFLLFLDERGQALIKAAKTEFLSRSASVAQLLETTPPALQDDILSASATGYTRFWVSRDFPSDVSAWRHDALHRLAEPLPTVASLAGLPTVASTTPAPLPPPATAGIDSAQPTWTEMPPHAWPLSRPAKFLYLGEDNGMGLAVQLKDGSWLNTAFAKKLVNSMWTTQSIISLAVTAVILSICAAFIARGMTRPMRRLAVAAEALGRGESVTPLPESGPDDIRQTAVAFNLMQARLQRFVEDRTRMLAAIGHDLRTPITSLRLRTEFVTDDETREKMLSTLDELRAMTEATLAFSRDQATEEVTRNVNLTALVESLCDDLVELGHDVTCLDAPKIGYRCRADALKRAVRNLVENAVRYGERARVSLRSGAAAIEIVVEDDGPGIETESIERVFAPFFRLENSRNRETGGIGLGLSIARNIVRHHGGDVTLANTGGGLCAIISLPHAEVPAEGKGAPKPARTVGLPLGKRSPA encoded by the coding sequence ATGATCGGCCTGTGGAACCGCAGCCTCACCGCGCGCTTCGTCGCCATCATGCTGCTCGCTCTCGCGCTGTCGCAGGGCATCAGCTTCCTGCTGTTCCTGGATGAACGCGGCCAGGCGCTGATCAAGGCGGCAAAGACGGAATTCCTCAGCCGCAGTGCCTCGGTGGCACAGTTGCTCGAAACCACGCCGCCGGCCCTGCAGGACGACATACTGAGCGCGAGCGCCACCGGCTACACGCGCTTCTGGGTGTCGCGGGACTTCCCATCCGACGTCTCGGCCTGGCGCCACGACGCCCTTCACCGCCTTGCAGAGCCGCTGCCGACCGTGGCCAGCCTCGCCGGCCTGCCCACGGTCGCGTCCACAACTCCGGCGCCGCTGCCGCCTCCCGCCACGGCGGGCATCGACAGCGCGCAGCCCACCTGGACCGAGATGCCGCCGCATGCCTGGCCGCTGTCACGGCCAGCCAAGTTCCTCTATCTCGGCGAGGACAATGGCATGGGGCTGGCGGTGCAGCTCAAGGACGGGTCCTGGCTCAACACCGCTTTCGCCAAGAAGCTGGTGAACAGCATGTGGACCACGCAGTCCATCATCTCGCTCGCGGTTACCGCCGTGATCCTCTCCATCTGCGCCGCCTTCATCGCGCGCGGCATGACGCGGCCGATGCGCCGGCTCGCGGTGGCGGCGGAGGCGCTCGGCCGCGGCGAGAGCGTGACACCGCTGCCGGAGAGCGGCCCGGACGACATCCGCCAGACCGCCGTGGCGTTCAATCTGATGCAGGCGCGGCTGCAGCGCTTCGTCGAGGACCGCACCCGAATGCTGGCGGCAATCGGCCATGACCTGCGCACCCCCATCACCTCGCTGCGGCTACGGACCGAGTTCGTCACCGACGACGAGACGCGTGAAAAGATGCTGTCGACGCTCGACGAGCTGCGCGCCATGACGGAAGCAACCCTCGCCTTCTCGCGCGATCAGGCGACCGAGGAGGTGACCCGCAATGTCAATCTCACCGCTCTGGTGGAGAGCCTGTGCGACGACCTCGTCGAGCTCGGTCATGACGTCACCTGCCTTGATGCCCCGAAGATCGGATATCGCTGCCGCGCCGACGCCCTGAAGCGCGCGGTGCGCAACCTGGTCGAGAATGCGGTGCGCTACGGCGAGCGCGCACGGGTCTCGCTGCGCTCCGGGGCGGCGGCGATCGAGATCGTGGTCGAGGATGACGGGCCGGGTATCGAGACGGAATCGATCGAACGGGTGTTCGCGCCGTTCTTCCGGCTGGAGAATTCGCGCAACCGCGAGACCGGCGGCATTGGGCTTGGTCTCTCCATCGCCCGCAACATCGTGCGCCACCATGGCGGCGACGTCACCCTGGCAAATACCGGCGGCGGCCTGTGCGCCATCATCAGCCTGCCGCACGCCGAGGTCCCGGCGGAGGGCAAGGGTGCGCCGAAACCCGCGCGCACCGTCGGCCTGCCGCTCGGCAAGCGCTCGCCGGCTTGA
- a CDS encoding SoxY-related AACIE arm protein, with protein MADETPAEIAQKTRPSLNEVVRAFTGGRPVQAGRVTLSVPPLVENGNAVGVTVTVDSPMTASDHVRRIALFNEKNPQPDIAVFHLGARAGRARVATRIRLATSQTMVAVAELSDGSFWSAKANVIVTLAACIEDLS; from the coding sequence ATGGCGGATGAAACCCCGGCCGAGATCGCGCAGAAGACGCGGCCCTCGCTCAACGAGGTAGTCCGCGCCTTCACTGGCGGCCGGCCGGTGCAAGCGGGACGGGTGACGCTAAGCGTGCCGCCACTGGTCGAGAACGGCAACGCGGTCGGTGTCACCGTCACCGTCGACAGCCCGATGACGGCGAGCGACCATGTCCGCCGCATTGCGCTGTTCAACGAGAAGAACCCGCAGCCCGATATCGCGGTGTTCCACCTCGGCGCGCGCGCCGGGCGCGCCCGGGTGGCGACGCGCATCCGGCTCGCCACCTCGCAGACCATGGTTGCGGTCGCGGAACTGAGCGACGGCAGCTTCTGGTCGGCGAAGGCGAACGTCATCGTGACGCTGGCCGCCTGCATCGAGGACCTGTCATGA
- a CDS encoding response regulator gives MDAAPHIAIVDDHRDIRDLVGKYLHRHGYRTSLAENAAACRRLLERNAIDLVVLDVMMPGEDGLSLCRYLRESTNLPVIMLTAMAEETDRIVGLELGADDYLSKPFNPRELLARIKAVLRRVQSLPPQRGQLKAKEVHFDRWSLNVGRRELVGEDGLAVPLSTAEFRLLSVFLDHAGLVLSRDQLLDLTVGRNAEPFDRAIDNQVSRLRKKIEADPKSPTLIKTHWGGGYSFSAEVAPQ, from the coding sequence ATGGACGCAGCGCCGCACATTGCCATCGTCGATGACCATCGCGACATTCGCGATCTGGTCGGCAAATACCTTCATCGGCATGGCTATCGCACAAGCCTTGCAGAGAATGCGGCGGCGTGCCGCCGTCTGCTCGAGCGCAATGCTATCGATCTGGTCGTGCTTGACGTGATGATGCCGGGCGAGGACGGGCTGTCGCTGTGCCGCTATTTGCGGGAATCGACCAATCTGCCGGTCATCATGCTCACCGCCATGGCGGAGGAGACCGACCGCATCGTCGGGCTGGAGCTGGGCGCCGACGACTATCTCTCCAAGCCGTTCAATCCGCGCGAATTGCTGGCGCGCATCAAGGCGGTGTTGCGCCGGGTGCAGAGCCTGCCGCCGCAGCGCGGACAGCTCAAGGCGAAAGAGGTGCATTTCGACCGCTGGTCGCTGAATGTCGGCCGGCGCGAACTGGTCGGCGAGGATGGCCTCGCCGTGCCGCTCAGCACCGCGGAATTCCGCCTGCTCAGCGTGTTCCTCGACCATGCCGGGCTGGTGCTGAGCCGCGACCAGTTGCTCGACCTCACGGTCGGGCGCAACGCCGAGCCGTTCGACCGCGCCATCGACAACCAGGTCAGCCGGCTGCGCAAGAAGATCGAGGCCGATCCGAAGTCGCCGACCCTGATCAAGACCCATTGGGGCGGCGGCTACAGTTTCTCGGCAGAGGTCGCGCCACAATGA
- a CDS encoding alpha-hydroxy acid oxidase codes for MKIDKIVTIDDLREAARRRLPRIAFDFIDGGVEAEHCLTRNREAFLEYRLLPRYFADVSKRSQKTTIFGKTYDSPFGICPTGLAGLWRTGADDMLAEAAAAANIPFAQSCASNSSVESVVARAPNNMWFQLYSTRDRELGRRLVGHVESVGIETLVLTADVPIAPKRERNMRNGFTRPLRFKMSTIIDGLSRPGWLAGYLQAGGGTPMMPNWQRYAKEGATPDEVADFFAGQTPASEQTWADLEHYRKLWPGNLVIKGLLHPEDAVRANNIGVDGIIVSNHGGRQLDMAPSPIEVLPLIRAAVGEKQVLMLDSGIRRGSDILIALCLGAQFCFIGRSTLYGIAAYGLPGAQKAISILRNEIDLNLAQMGRTSLAEIGPHCLMHRGSQFQIMAPEPASTRTGSAIHA; via the coding sequence ATGAAAATCGACAAGATCGTCACCATCGACGATTTGCGTGAGGCGGCCCGGCGCCGCCTGCCGCGCATCGCCTTCGACTTCATCGATGGTGGCGTCGAGGCCGAGCACTGCCTCACCCGCAACCGCGAGGCCTTTCTCGAATACCGGCTGCTGCCGCGCTATTTCGCCGATGTCTCCAAGCGCAGCCAGAAGACCACCATCTTCGGCAAGACCTATGACAGTCCGTTCGGCATCTGCCCGACCGGCCTTGCCGGGCTGTGGCGCACCGGTGCCGACGACATGCTGGCCGAGGCGGCGGCGGCGGCGAACATCCCGTTCGCGCAGTCCTGTGCCAGCAACTCCTCGGTGGAGAGCGTGGTGGCGCGGGCGCCGAACAATATGTGGTTCCAGCTCTACAGCACGCGCGACCGCGAGCTTGGCCGGCGCCTCGTCGGCCATGTCGAGAGCGTCGGCATCGAGACGCTGGTGCTGACCGCGGACGTGCCGATCGCGCCGAAGCGCGAGCGCAACATGCGCAATGGCTTCACCCGCCCGCTGCGCTTCAAGATGTCGACCATCATTGACGGCCTGTCGCGTCCCGGCTGGCTCGCCGGCTATCTCCAGGCCGGCGGCGGCACGCCGATGATGCCGAACTGGCAGCGTTATGCGAAGGAAGGCGCCACCCCCGACGAGGTCGCGGATTTCTTCGCCGGGCAGACCCCGGCCTCCGAACAGACCTGGGCCGACCTTGAGCACTATCGCAAGCTCTGGCCCGGCAACCTCGTCATCAAGGGCCTGCTGCACCCCGAGGATGCGGTGCGCGCCAACAATATCGGCGTCGACGGCATCATCGTCTCCAACCATGGCGGACGGCAGCTCGACATGGCGCCCTCGCCGATCGAGGTGCTGCCGCTGATCCGCGCCGCAGTCGGAGAGAAGCAGGTGCTGATGCTGGACAGCGGCATCCGCCGCGGCTCGGACATATTGATCGCGCTGTGCCTTGGCGCGCAGTTCTGCTTCATCGGCCGCTCGACGCTTTATGGCATCGCCGCCTATGGCCTGCCGGGCGCGCAAAAGGCGATCAGTATCCTGCGCAACGAGATCGACCTGAACCTCGCGCAGATGGGCCGCACCAGCCTCGCCGAGATCGGCCCGCATTGCCTGATGCACCGCGGCTCGCAATTCCAGATCATGGCGCCGGAGCCGGCGTCGACCCGCACCGGGAGCGCCATCCATGCCTGA
- the soxZ gene encoding thiosulfate oxidation carrier complex protein SoxZ, which produces MTRALINVPKTAKRGDVIEIRAMIAHPMETGYRMGPNGVAIPRNIIKRFACAYDGAEVFAADFFPAMSANPFVAFSTVATSSGTLTFSWTDDAGNTETATAEIAVG; this is translated from the coding sequence ATGACCCGCGCGCTCATCAATGTGCCGAAGACGGCGAAGCGCGGCGACGTCATCGAGATCCGTGCCATGATCGCCCACCCGATGGAGACCGGCTACCGCATGGGGCCGAACGGCGTTGCCATTCCGCGCAACATCATCAAGCGCTTCGCCTGCGCCTATGACGGGGCGGAGGTCTTCGCCGCCGACTTCTTCCCGGCCATGTCCGCCAACCCGTTCGTCGCCTTCAGCACGGTCGCGACGTCGAGCGGCACGCTGACCTTCAGCTGGACCGACGATGCCGGCAACACCGAGACGGCAACTGCCGAGATCGCGGTCGGTTGA
- a CDS encoding NAD(P)/FAD-dependent oxidoreductase, translating into MLGAPAALAQAAPRVVVIGGGFAGASFARALKQKDAGIAVTLVEPNARYTACPLSNAVIAGLREIDAQQFGYDGLARDGITVVTQSAAGVEPQARRVRLADGANLDYDRLVVAPGIDLRFDAIPGYDAAAAEQIPHAWKAGEQTLLLRRQLEAMEDGGLVVISAPANPFRCPPGPYERASLIAHFLKTKKPRSKLIILDAKDAFSKQRLFEAAWLELYPGLVEWVGLSSGGRVTEVDPATRTLTTEFGSHNVAVANIIPPQRAGTIAATVGVADQTGWCPIDPVSFESRLVPGIHVIGDAAIGGAMPKSAFTANAQAKVCAGAVASLVRGREPEAPKLINTCYSLVAPDYGISIAGVYRPKDGLLAEVEGAGGTSPLNAPRSVRSEEAAYGEAWFATITTEAFG; encoded by the coding sequence ATGCTAGGGGCGCCGGCCGCGCTCGCCCAGGCCGCGCCGAGGGTCGTCGTCATTGGCGGCGGCTTCGCGGGTGCGAGCTTTGCCCGCGCTTTGAAGCAGAAGGACGCGGGAATAGCGGTCACGCTGGTCGAGCCCAATGCCCGCTACACCGCTTGCCCGCTCAGCAATGCGGTCATTGCCGGGCTGCGTGAGATCGACGCCCAGCAATTCGGTTATGACGGGCTGGCGAGGGACGGCATCACGGTCGTCACGCAGTCGGCCGCCGGCGTCGAGCCACAGGCACGCCGCGTGCGCCTCGCCGACGGTGCGAACCTCGATTATGACCGCCTCGTCGTCGCCCCCGGCATCGATCTGCGCTTCGACGCCATCCCCGGCTATGATGCGGCGGCGGCCGAGCAGATCCCCCATGCCTGGAAGGCGGGCGAACAGACCTTGCTGCTGCGTCGCCAATTGGAGGCGATGGAGGATGGCGGGCTCGTCGTCATTTCCGCCCCGGCCAACCCGTTCCGCTGCCCGCCCGGCCCCTATGAGCGGGCGAGCCTGATCGCGCATTTCCTGAAGACGAAGAAGCCGCGCTCAAAGCTCATCATCCTCGATGCCAAGGACGCCTTCTCCAAGCAGCGCCTCTTCGAGGCGGCGTGGCTGGAACTCTATCCCGGTCTCGTCGAGTGGGTGGGGCTATCCTCCGGCGGGCGGGTCACCGAGGTCGATCCGGCGACCAGGACGCTGACGACCGAGTTCGGCAGTCACAACGTCGCGGTCGCCAATATCATCCCGCCGCAGCGCGCCGGCACTATTGCCGCGACAGTGGGCGTGGCAGACCAGACCGGCTGGTGTCCGATCGATCCGGTGAGCTTCGAATCCCGCCTGGTGCCCGGCATCCATGTCATCGGCGATGCCGCCATCGGCGGCGCCATGCCGAAATCCGCCTTCACCGCCAATGCGCAGGCCAAGGTCTGTGCCGGCGCGGTGGCGAGCCTGGTGCGCGGGCGCGAGCCTGAGGCGCCCAAGCTGATCAACACTTGCTACAGCCTGGTGGCGCCGGACTACGGCATCTCCATCGCCGGCGTCTATCGGCCCAAGGACGGCCTGCTGGCCGAGGTCGAGGGCGCCGGCGGCACCAGCCCGCTCAACGCGCCACGCTCGGTGCGCTCCGAAGAGGCGGCCTATGGCGAGGCCTGGTTCGCCACCATCACCACCGAGGCCTTCGGATGA
- the soxX gene encoding sulfur oxidation c-type cytochrome SoxX translates to MKAAGICAALLGLLPPGAGAAEGLAAYKIEGDAIALPLGGVLGNAAKGEKLMGERQRSLCVLCHSGPFPNPHLQGTLAPSLGGVGARLSEGQIRLRIVDMKHLNPESIMPAYYGLAAGERVAGGWRSKPVLEAGEIEDLVAYLVTLKD, encoded by the coding sequence ATGAAGGCGGCCGGCATTTGCGCGGCGTTGCTCGGGCTGCTGCCACCGGGCGCCGGTGCCGCGGAAGGACTAGCCGCCTACAAGATCGAGGGCGATGCGATCGCGCTGCCGCTTGGCGGCGTGCTGGGCAATGCCGCCAAAGGCGAGAAGCTGATGGGCGAACGCCAGCGCAGCCTCTGCGTGCTGTGCCATTCCGGCCCGTTCCCCAATCCGCATCTGCAAGGCACGTTGGCGCCCAGCCTCGGCGGCGTCGGGGCGCGGCTGTCGGAAGGCCAGATACGGCTGCGCATCGTCGACATGAAGCATCTGAACCCGGAGAGCATCATGCCGGCTTATTATGGTCTGGCAGCCGGCGAGCGCGTCGCGGGAGGCTGGCGCAGCAAGCCGGTGCTGGAGGCCGGCGAGATCGAGGATCTCGTCGCCTATCTCGTGACCTTGAAGGATTGA